In Cicer arietinum cultivar CDC Frontier isolate Library 1 chromosome 7, Cicar.CDCFrontier_v2.0, whole genome shotgun sequence, a single window of DNA contains:
- the LOC140918726 gene encoding uncharacterized protein yields the protein MTQPSITYFRRQIDDWSQDAVKWLDDIPKEQWLQSYDEGRRWGHMTTNLSKCMNNALKGTHNLLISSLVQATYYRVTAKFEERGTQAQAMMTYSGLIYSNTIIQNLNKERTMSNSHEVVIHNRAHSIFIVKELVLPPSGRPVVTFKVDLDKRWCDCGEFQVLHYPCSHVIAACSFIHRDYMMYVSSKYTLQCIFDVYKEEFPTIPLQSYWPEYNGIELCHNPAMRRDPKGRPQSTRIHTEIDQREKNTHPKRCGLCRNEGHIKNKCPYCTNALNRN from the coding sequence ATGACTCAACCAAGCATCACATACTTTAGAAGACAAATCGATGATTGGAGTCAAGATGCAGTGAAATGGCTCGACGATATTCCAAAGGAACAATGGCTACAATCATATGATGAAGGTAGACGTTGGGGACACATGACAACTAACCTTTCCAAGTGCATGAACAATGCATTAAAGGGGACACACAATCTTCTAATTAGTTCTTTGGTGCAAGCAACATACTACAGAGTGActgcaaaatttgaagaaagagGGACACAAGCCCAAGCAATGATGACATATTCAGGTTTGATTTACTCAAAtacaatcattcaaaatcttAACAAGGAACGAACAATGTCAAATTCCCATGAAGTTGTTATTCACAATCGAGCCCATAGTATATTTATAGTTAAGGAGTTGGTTCTTCCACCAAGCGGTCGTCCTGTAGTGACATTCAAGGTAGACCTCGACAAAAGATGGTGTGATTGTGGTGAATTTCAAGTATTACACTATCCATGTTCACATGTCATTGCCGCTTGTTCGTTTATTCACCGTGACTACATGATGTATGTGTCTTCTAAGTATACATTGCAATGTATCTTTGACGTTTACAAGGAAGAGTTCCCAACAATTCCTCTTCAATCATATTGGCCAGAATACAATGGAATAGAGTTGTGCCACAATCCAGCCATGAGAAGAGATCCAAAAGGTCGTCCACAGTCTACTCGTATTCATACTGAAATAGATCAACGAGAGAAGAACACACACCCCAAGAGATGTGGTTTGTGTCGGAACGAGGGACATATCAAGAATAAATGCCCTTATTGTACTAATGCTCTTAATAGAAATTAG